In Acaryochloris marina S15, a single genomic region encodes these proteins:
- a CDS encoding CYTH domain-containing protein: MGIEIERKFLVTGEAWRSMGHSVPLIQGYLAGSNQATARVRIAGDIAFLTVKGRVKNLTRQEFEYEIPVADAQAMMDLCHPRVVEKTRYKIPIEDLIWEVDEFAGQNQGLVLAEVELTSPEQSVPLPDWIGLEVSDDPRYFNSYLAAHPYKTWPHESSSNP, translated from the coding sequence ATGGGAATCGAGATAGAGCGTAAGTTTCTCGTTACAGGAGAAGCATGGCGATCCATGGGCCATAGCGTCCCTCTCATTCAAGGGTATTTAGCAGGAAGTAATCAGGCCACCGCCAGGGTTCGTATTGCCGGAGACATCGCCTTCCTCACCGTTAAAGGAAGAGTCAAAAATCTGACGAGACAGGAGTTTGAATATGAGATCCCTGTAGCTGATGCTCAAGCTATGATGGATCTTTGCCATCCGAGAGTCGTTGAAAAAACCCGCTACAAGATTCCGATAGAAGACCTCATTTGGGAGGTTGATGAGTTTGCTGGCCAGAATCAAGGGTTAGTCCTGGCAGAAGTAGAGCTGACCTCTCCTGAGCAATCTGTCCCATTACCCGATTGGATCGGCCTAGAAGTCTCGGATGATCCGAGATATTTCAATTCTTACCTAGCGGCTCATCCCTATAAAACTTGGCCCCATGAGTCAAGCTCCAATCCATAA
- the msrA gene encoding peptide-methionine (S)-S-oxide reductase MsrA: MALFGLFGKKLTLPTSEDALAGRAKSMPVPEKHFVNGHPLKPPFPEGLEQAMFGLGCFWGAERRFWQQEGVYVTAVGYASGVTPNPTYQEVCSGMTGHNEVVMVIFDPSKISYDSLLQVFWESHNPTQGMQQGNDVGTQYRSGVYTYSEQQKALASSSKGIYQEALKKAGLNEITTEVLDAPEFYYAEDYHQQYLAKNPGGYCGLGGTSVTCPPLVEA; this comes from the coding sequence ATGGCTCTTTTTGGATTATTTGGGAAAAAGCTTACCTTACCGACTTCAGAGGACGCATTAGCAGGGCGGGCAAAATCGATGCCTGTTCCTGAGAAGCACTTTGTCAATGGTCATCCTCTCAAACCTCCTTTTCCTGAAGGGTTGGAGCAAGCCATGTTTGGCTTGGGTTGTTTTTGGGGGGCTGAACGACGTTTTTGGCAACAGGAGGGGGTGTATGTGACTGCTGTGGGCTATGCCAGTGGTGTCACGCCTAACCCCACATATCAAGAAGTCTGTTCAGGAATGACGGGGCATAACGAAGTCGTGATGGTTATTTTTGACCCTTCTAAAATTAGTTACGACAGTCTTCTGCAAGTTTTTTGGGAAAGCCATAATCCAACCCAAGGGATGCAGCAAGGGAATGATGTGGGCACGCAATATCGTTCTGGCGTTTACACCTACTCGGAGCAGCAAAAGGCACTAGCATCGTCTTCCAAGGGTATTTATCAGGAAGCTTTAAAAAAAGCTGGCCTAAATGAAATTACGACTGAAGTGTTGGATGCTCCCGAATTTTATTATGCGGAAGATTATCACCAGCAATACTTGGCTAAAAATCCGGGTGGCTATTGTGGATTAGGGGGGACTAGTGTGACATGCCCTCCTTTGGTAGAAGCATAA
- a CDS encoding cell wall metabolism sensor histidine kinase WalK, whose amino-acid sequence MFQKTRRRLALWYTGVTAILLLVFASGFYLYVRGTLIERVDDTLSHVVEVVQRSLVVEASNADFSPLDSPFIVNLEASFGDPPDAVDDDRIDLEWFNSDGDLLWSTLSETLEVPIRLGYRGETVEIADDYLLRQLTQRVMLNGNVLGYLRVSHPWFEVTKPARQLFIDLSLGTSLLVGLVAMTGWFLSGLAIEPIQDSYQHLKQFTADASHELRNPIALIQTNVQVALADPELEMPEQRQQLEVIERLTQRLGRLVDDLLFLARQDSGMLQIDYQPCPLDAVLMEVVEDQRALATSKGVHLHLNLEETGAETIPGEESFSVIGDYDQLVRLFTNLVSNGIQYTPAEGRVRVTLKQSLRQGIPYLKAIVEDEGLGIPAEAIPHVFDRFYRADPARQRSLIPAAQPVSSGKVMGTGLGLAIAQGICHNHQGQMSVSSRLQQGTLFTVTLPQQLPKKIEAKSLPLEEINQLP is encoded by the coding sequence ATGTTCCAAAAAACTCGACGGCGATTAGCACTCTGGTATACAGGGGTCACTGCAATTTTACTGCTGGTATTTGCCAGTGGTTTTTACCTGTATGTGCGGGGCACGCTGATTGAGCGGGTGGATGATACCTTGAGCCATGTGGTGGAGGTGGTACAGCGCTCGTTAGTCGTCGAGGCGAGTAATGCAGATTTCTCTCCTCTAGACTCTCCGTTTATCGTTAATTTAGAAGCAAGCTTTGGTGATCCGCCGGATGCGGTGGATGATGACCGGATTGATCTGGAATGGTTTAATTCAGACGGTGATTTGCTTTGGTCAACTCTATCTGAAACCTTGGAGGTCCCCATTCGGTTGGGCTACCGTGGTGAAACCGTTGAAATTGCAGACGATTACTTGTTGCGGCAGCTCACCCAGCGGGTCATGTTGAATGGCAATGTGCTGGGCTATCTAAGAGTGAGCCATCCTTGGTTTGAGGTGACGAAACCCGCTCGCCAACTGTTTATTGACCTGAGCTTGGGGACGAGTTTGTTAGTGGGGTTAGTGGCAATGACGGGTTGGTTTCTCTCGGGGTTAGCCATTGAACCGATTCAAGACTCTTACCAACATCTGAAGCAGTTTACGGCGGATGCCTCCCATGAGTTGCGGAATCCGATTGCCCTTATCCAAACCAATGTGCAAGTCGCTTTAGCAGATCCTGAACTGGAGATGCCTGAGCAACGGCAACAGTTAGAAGTGATTGAGCGGCTGACTCAGCGCCTTGGACGCTTGGTGGATGACCTGCTGTTTTTAGCCCGCCAAGACAGTGGCATGCTCCAGATTGACTACCAGCCTTGTCCGTTGGATGCTGTCTTGATGGAAGTGGTTGAAGACCAACGGGCTTTAGCGACGAGTAAGGGGGTGCATCTACACCTAAATTTAGAAGAGACGGGGGCAGAAACGATACCCGGTGAAGAGTCCTTTTCTGTGATCGGAGACTACGATCAGCTGGTGCGGTTGTTTACCAATCTGGTGAGTAATGGTATTCAATACACCCCTGCGGAGGGTAGGGTCAGGGTGACCCTCAAACAGTCTCTTCGACAAGGTATACCTTATCTAAAGGCGATAGTTGAAGATGAGGGACTCGGGATTCCGGCGGAAGCCATCCCCCATGTCTTTGATCGGTTTTATCGGGCGGATCCGGCTCGACAGCGGTCGTTAATACCGGCGGCTCAACCCGTTTCCTCTGGCAAAGTGATGGGAACGGGATTGGGGCTTGCGATCGCACAAGGGATTTGCCACAATCACCAAGGTCAAATGAGTGTCAGCAGTCGGTTGCAGCAAGGTACCCTCTTTACGGTGACACTCCCTCAGCAGCTTCCTAAAAAGATTGAAGCTAAATCCCTGCCCTTGGAAGAGATAAATCAGCTACCCTGA
- a CDS encoding prohibitin family protein codes for MKDWNPANLGIIIALLVLLGLNAVVIINPGQAGVLSILGKARDGALLEGIHFKAPFVSRVDIYDLTVQKFEVPAQSSTKDLQDLTARFAINFRLDATEVVEVRRKQGSLQNIVSKIIAPQTQESFKIAASRRTVEEAITQREVLKSDFDDALSKRLEKYGIIVLDTSVVDLDFSPEFAQAVEEKQIAEQRAQRAVYVAREAEQEALAEVNRAKGKAEAQRLLAETLKDQGGKLVLQKEAIEAWRKGGSQMPRVLISGSGKDSGQVPFLFNVNADSKG; via the coding sequence ATGAAGGATTGGAATCCAGCAAATCTCGGAATTATCATTGCGTTATTGGTACTGTTGGGCCTCAATGCTGTTGTGATTATCAATCCCGGTCAAGCTGGCGTGCTCAGTATTTTGGGAAAAGCGCGGGATGGAGCGCTCCTTGAAGGCATTCATTTCAAAGCTCCCTTTGTTTCTAGAGTCGATATTTACGATTTGACGGTCCAAAAATTTGAAGTTCCTGCCCAAAGTTCTACCAAAGACTTACAGGACCTCACCGCCCGTTTTGCCATTAACTTTCGGCTCGATGCAACGGAAGTGGTAGAAGTAAGACGGAAGCAAGGTTCTCTTCAAAATATTGTTTCCAAAATCATTGCGCCCCAGACTCAGGAGTCTTTTAAGATTGCTGCCTCTCGCCGCACCGTGGAAGAAGCTATTACCCAACGGGAAGTCTTGAAATCCGATTTTGACGATGCTTTGAGTAAGCGACTGGAAAAATACGGCATTATCGTTCTTGATACTAGCGTTGTAGATCTCGACTTTTCCCCAGAATTTGCTCAGGCCGTTGAAGAGAAACAAATTGCCGAACAGCGCGCTCAGAGAGCGGTTTATGTTGCTCGGGAAGCTGAGCAAGAAGCCCTGGCTGAAGTGAACCGTGCTAAGGGTAAGGCAGAAGCCCAACGTCTATTGGCAGAAACCTTGAAGGATCAAGGGGGCAAATTAGTTCTGCAAAAAGAAGCGATTGAAGCCTGGAGGAAAGGGGGTTCCCAAATGCCCCGTGTCTTAATTAGTGGCAGTGGCAAAGATAGCGGACAGGTGCCATTTCTCTTTAATGTCAACGCAGATAGTAAGGGATAA
- a CDS encoding glycosyltransferase, translated as MQTVANYLRSLPTDYRVIYSKYFLAFITLGFIAYDLTEIGPKIGSLSRTVLPVLPICSSLLILGALRIFLPQRPPKWIQGLFVFLLFVVQARYLLWRATHTLILSGPDGVFCIGLFAYELLSILNSWTNNYLILRSPNRSLEADQYSQWVQKTYKPSVDILIPTYNESHKMLERTLIGCKSLKYPKQQKHIWLLDDGQRPDVKALAQKWGCNYLTRPINDHAKAGNLNHALKHVSSEILVVFDADFVPLNHFLERTIGFFKADDNLSMVVTPQKFYNPDPPQKNLGGRFITDEQTDFYQVIQPARDSVNAVVCSGSSVLYRRQHLDAIGGIPLDTIVEDYATGILMQARGYKTVYLNELLSVGCAANNINEYLKQRMRWAEGTLRMVISKRNPLWLPGLNFIQRFTYAAGTLYWLEEMLKTLSFLAPLFYLLFGFKSIDITLGEASTYTFYNYSLSMIVMSWMRGSVLLLIIYNLLQGFHIFKVVLKIFLYSQISDSFQVTNKQLDSFGIKFNLHSLAHIFILLGLTLFAIMYGLFHPTGDDLYIINLIWAQVNLLFLAAALIAGVSADHDRGHPRVFSDEVCQVTTQTGQSAMGQFIDISEAGCRFRTHNPTALQLNETVELAVPRTSLRMMAEIRNQQKNGTVYGCMFKDVDAVTLWKIVNFTYCNPQNWKLPRIPTEWDTIRAIASGLYGLYPFRNLKVSCKINPR; from the coding sequence ATGCAAACCGTAGCCAACTACCTACGGTCACTACCAACAGACTATAGAGTTATTTATAGTAAATATTTTCTAGCATTCATTACCTTAGGGTTTATTGCCTACGATTTAACTGAAATTGGCCCCAAGATCGGATCCTTATCTCGCACTGTTTTACCCGTTTTACCGATCTGTTCTTCACTGCTGATATTAGGGGCATTAAGGATTTTTCTACCCCAACGTCCACCCAAATGGATTCAAGGGCTATTCGTTTTTTTATTGTTTGTTGTGCAAGCCCGATATCTCTTGTGGCGGGCAACCCATACTCTAATTTTGAGTGGGCCAGATGGTGTATTTTGCATCGGCCTCTTTGCTTATGAACTGCTCAGCATTCTGAATAGCTGGACCAATAACTATTTAATCTTACGGTCTCCCAATCGCAGTCTCGAAGCCGATCAATATAGTCAGTGGGTGCAAAAGACCTATAAGCCCAGCGTCGATATTTTGATCCCCACTTATAATGAATCCCACAAAATGTTGGAACGGACGCTGATTGGTTGTAAATCCCTGAAATACCCGAAACAACAAAAACACATTTGGTTACTGGATGATGGACAACGACCCGATGTTAAAGCGCTGGCCCAAAAATGGGGATGCAATTACCTCACTCGGCCCATTAATGACCATGCTAAGGCAGGAAACCTCAATCATGCTTTAAAGCATGTCAGTAGCGAAATTTTGGTGGTTTTTGATGCTGACTTTGTCCCCCTCAATCACTTTTTGGAACGAACCATTGGATTTTTCAAAGCAGACGATAATTTGTCCATGGTCGTCACTCCTCAAAAGTTCTACAATCCCGACCCTCCTCAAAAAAACCTAGGCGGGCGGTTTATTACGGATGAGCAAACTGATTTTTACCAAGTGATTCAGCCCGCCCGAGATTCTGTCAATGCTGTGGTTTGTTCGGGTAGTTCTGTGCTGTATCGACGCCAGCATTTAGATGCCATTGGTGGCATTCCTCTAGATACCATTGTTGAGGACTATGCCACGGGCATCTTAATGCAAGCTCGGGGTTATAAGACCGTCTATTTAAATGAACTGCTGAGTGTCGGCTGTGCCGCCAACAATATTAATGAATATCTAAAACAACGGATGCGTTGGGCAGAAGGCACCTTGAGGATGGTGATTAGCAAACGTAATCCTCTGTGGTTGCCTGGCCTCAACTTTATACAGCGGTTTACCTATGCTGCGGGCACCCTGTACTGGCTGGAAGAGATGCTGAAAACCTTGAGCTTTTTGGCTCCTCTTTTCTACTTGCTGTTTGGATTCAAAAGCATTGACATCACGTTAGGGGAAGCCAGCACCTATACCTTCTATAATTATTCTCTTTCTATGATTGTGATGAGCTGGATGCGAGGCAGCGTCCTGTTATTGATTATCTATAATCTCTTGCAAGGGTTTCATATTTTCAAAGTTGTACTGAAAATATTTTTATATTCTCAAATCTCTGATTCCTTCCAGGTCACGAATAAACAGTTAGATAGCTTTGGTATAAAGTTCAATCTTCACAGTTTGGCGCATATTTTCATACTTTTAGGACTCACTCTATTCGCGATCATGTATGGCTTATTCCATCCCACAGGTGACGATCTATATATCATCAATCTCATTTGGGCCCAAGTGAATCTGCTCTTTTTAGCAGCAGCCCTGATTGCGGGAGTGAGTGCCGATCATGATCGGGGACACCCTCGGGTCTTTTCGGATGAGGTCTGCCAGGTAACGACCCAAACAGGACAAAGCGCCATGGGTCAATTTATAGATATTTCGGAAGCAGGCTGTCGCTTTCGCACCCATAACCCTACCGCACTACAACTGAATGAGACCGTTGAATTAGCCGTACCCAGGACCAGCTTACGAATGATGGCTGAGATCCGCAATCAGCAGAAAAACGGCACGGTGTATGGCTGCATGTTTAAGGATGTAGACGCGGTCACCCTCTGGAAAATCGTTAACTTTACCTATTGCAACCCCCAAAACTGGAAACTGCCTCGAATTCCTACAGAGTGGGATACGATTCGTGCGATCGCATCTGGCTTATACGGCCTCTACCCTTTTCGCAACCTGAAAGTATCCTGTAAGATCAACCCACGCTAG
- a CDS encoding response regulator transcription factor: MTTVMVVDDSPTMRAMLTDMLQRNGLEVIEAEDGLAAKTMLQASSYPDLVITDIVMPRMNGYELCRWVKNDLTDRNLPVIMCSTKGEAFDRHWGMKQGGDAYITKPFNPSEMLDLIRKLLKTRAES; the protein is encoded by the coding sequence ATGACAACAGTAATGGTAGTTGATGACAGCCCCACCATGCGTGCCATGCTAACGGATATGTTACAGCGCAATGGTCTAGAGGTCATTGAAGCTGAAGACGGCTTAGCAGCTAAAACAATGCTGCAGGCCAGTAGCTATCCAGACTTGGTGATCACAGATATTGTGATGCCTCGCATGAACGGCTATGAATTGTGCCGCTGGGTCAAAAATGACCTAACCGACCGCAACTTACCCGTGATTATGTGCTCTACCAAGGGTGAAGCATTTGATCGACATTGGGGCATGAAGCAAGGGGGAGACGCTTACATTACCAAACCCTTTAACCCCTCAGAAATGCTCGATCTCATTCGTAAGCTACTCAAAACCCGGGCCGAGTCCTAG
- a CDS encoding protein kinase domain-containing protein, giving the protein MVSTCIAPTPTLLNNRYQIIRILEDGPWSIAWLAEDTQLPSRRQCIIRQVKPLTADADIQKQLCDRIQAEIEIWQKLGGIHDQIPWLSSFADSTGQVYLMEEWVPGLTLTQTVQEQGALDEATVQQIMTKLLSLVDYLHQNQIVHCTLEPNNIVLRQDDNKPVLQYGGMLNQVIANTFLDNNIRPNPWMSTSGFLPHEQVILDQHYYSSNLYSLGLIGIYLLTGKDPYDLFNLNTGSCDWNTQTLAQDSAFAAILNKAIARFPGERFLTARQMMKALAAPGQFVQQSLSVHSTLVEQMGAYLDSCLLSLNPSEPPLNSYSG; this is encoded by the coding sequence ATGGTTAGCACTTGTATCGCACCGACACCCACTTTACTCAATAATCGCTACCAGATTATTCGCATCCTTGAGGACGGGCCCTGGAGTATTGCATGGTTGGCTGAGGATACACAGCTTCCTTCTCGACGGCAATGCATTATCCGCCAGGTCAAGCCCCTCACCGCAGATGCTGACATTCAAAAACAGCTTTGCGATCGCATCCAAGCCGAAATCGAAATCTGGCAAAAGCTAGGTGGCATCCATGACCAAATTCCTTGGTTATCCAGTTTTGCCGATAGCACTGGCCAAGTCTATCTCATGGAAGAATGGGTGCCAGGACTGACCCTCACCCAAACCGTGCAAGAACAAGGCGCATTAGACGAAGCCACTGTTCAACAGATCATGACCAAGCTGCTGTCTCTCGTCGATTATTTACACCAAAATCAAATCGTCCACTGCACCTTGGAACCCAACAATATCGTGTTGCGGCAAGACGACAACAAGCCCGTCCTCCAGTACGGCGGCATGTTAAATCAGGTGATCGCCAACACATTTTTGGACAACAATATTCGGCCCAACCCTTGGATGTCCACCTCTGGCTTCCTGCCCCATGAGCAGGTCATCCTCGACCAACACTATTACTCCAGCAACCTTTACAGCCTGGGTCTGATCGGCATTTATTTGTTGACCGGGAAAGACCCCTACGATCTGTTTAACCTCAACACCGGGTCCTGTGATTGGAACACCCAGACCTTAGCCCAAGATTCAGCCTTTGCTGCCATTTTGAACAAGGCGATTGCTCGGTTCCCAGGAGAGCGATTCCTGACGGCTCGGCAAATGATGAAGGCTTTGGCTGCTCCAGGGCAATTCGTTCAACAATCCCTCTCGGTTCACTCCACTCTAGTGGAGCAAATGGGAGCCTATTTAGATTCATGCCTTCTGAGTCTAAATCCCTCTGAGCCGCCCCTCAATTCCTATTCTGGGTAA
- the hemJ gene encoding protoporphyrinogen oxidase HemJ, producing the protein MAYFWFKAFHIIGVVVWFAGLFYLVRLFIYHVEANDEPEPAPAILKQQYTLMEKRLYSIITSPGMMVTVTMAIGMLVTQPDLLKQGWLQVKLGFVALLLVYHFYCRRLMKKLEEGTCGWSGQQLRALNEAPTLMLVAIVLLAVFKNSLPTDITVWVIFAMVVAMVVTIQLYAKKRKRDKEKLALETASE; encoded by the coding sequence ATGGCTTACTTTTGGTTTAAAGCATTTCATATTATTGGCGTTGTTGTTTGGTTCGCTGGACTCTTTTATTTAGTCCGCTTATTTATCTATCACGTAGAAGCCAACGATGAGCCGGAGCCTGCACCTGCTATTCTCAAGCAGCAGTATACGCTGATGGAAAAGCGTCTCTATAGCATCATTACCAGTCCTGGGATGATGGTGACTGTGACGATGGCGATTGGGATGCTCGTGACTCAGCCTGATCTGCTGAAGCAAGGATGGCTACAGGTTAAATTAGGGTTTGTAGCATTGTTGCTGGTGTACCACTTCTACTGTCGTCGGCTGATGAAAAAGCTGGAAGAAGGAACCTGTGGGTGGTCAGGGCAGCAACTGCGGGCACTCAATGAAGCGCCAACCTTGATGCTAGTGGCCATTGTGCTGTTGGCGGTCTTCAAAAATAGTCTGCCGACGGATATAACCGTATGGGTGATTTTTGCCATGGTGGTGGCGATGGTGGTGACGATCCAGCTCTATGCCAAGAAACGGAAACGAGATAAGGAAAAGCTGGCTTTAGAAACGGCGTCAGAATAA